One segment of Triticum aestivum cultivar Chinese Spring chromosome 2A, IWGSC CS RefSeq v2.1, whole genome shotgun sequence DNA contains the following:
- the LOC123188765 gene encoding LRR receptor-like serine/threonine-protein kinase GHR1, producing MGFVGRFLFLLLLVVTTPALGQLPSQDILALLAFKKGITHDPAGFVTDSWNDESIDFNGCPASWNGVVCNGASVAGVVLDGHRISGVADLSVFANLTMLVKLSMANNNLSGSLPSNVASLKSLKFLDISNNRFSGPIPDDIGSLRSLQNMSLAGNNFSGPLPDSIDGLASLQSLDVSGNALSGPLPAALKGLRSMVALNLSYNAFTKGIPAGLGLLVNLQSVDLSWNQLDGGVDWKFLIESTVTHVDFSGNLLTSTTPKELKFLADISETVVYLNLSNNKLTGSLIDGVELSTFGRLKVLDLSSNELSGDLPGFNYVYDLEVLRLANNGFTGFVPSGLLKGDSLVLNQLDLSANNLTGHINMITSTTLQILNLSSNALFGDLPLLAGSCTVLDLSNNQFRGNLSVFTKWSNDLEYVDLSQNNLTGSMPDVSSQFLRLNYLNLSHNSLADTIPEAVVLYPKLTVLDLSSNQFSGPIPANLLSSSMLHELYIQDNMLTGGVSFPGSSSKNLSLEVLDISGNHFSGSLPDDVVSLSGLRVLDISSNNFSGALPATVTKLAALTALDISTNQFTGPLPDALPDTLQSLNASYNDLSGVVPVNLRKFPESSFHPGNSRLEYPASSSGSGNSHSGSAGGKSLSTGAKIGLVAASIVLLVILILIAIVCHYKRISRQFPSSEKVSDKNLHRATKDIESMKRKDNKGSSEVSADDLGAPRKGSTSEAPSQEEKLSGVGAFSPSKGSRFSWSPDSGEAYGQEGLARLDVRSPDRLAGELHFLDETITLTPEELSRAPAEVLGRSSHGTSYRATLENGVFLTVKWLREGVARPKKEFTKEAKKFANIRHPNVVGLRGYYWGPTPHEKLILSDYVSPGSLASFLYDRLGRRGPPLTWAQRLKIAVDVARGLNYLHFDRAMPHGNLKATNILLDGLDLNARVADYCLHRLMTQAGVVEQIVDLGVLGYRAPELAASKKPSPSFKSDVYAFGVALLELLTGRCAGDVITGSEGGVDLTDWVQLRVAEGQESECFDPAMASDSENPQGVKGMKEVLGIALRCIRPVSERPGIKSVYEDLSSI from the exons ATGGGGTTTGTTGGCAGATTTTTGTTTTTGCTCTTGCTGGTGGTCACCACCCCTGCCTTGGGCCAACTGCCGTCGCAGGACATCCTCGCGCTCCTGGCCTTCAAGAAGGGAATCACTCATGACCCTGCCGGTTTCGTCACAGACTCCTGGAATGACGAGTCAATTGACTTCAATGGCTGCCCGGCCTCCTGGAACGGTGTCGTGTGCAATGGCGCCAGCGTGGCTGGAGTTGTGCTTGACGGCCATCGGATCTCCGGTGTTGCCGATCTCTCCGTGTTTGCCAACCTGACCATGCTTGTCAAGCTCTCCATGGCCAATAACAATCTCTCCGGGAGCCTCCCTAGCAATGTGGCCAGTCTCAAGAGCTTGAAGTTCCTCGACATCTCCAACAACCGGTTCTCGGGTCCAATCCCTGATGATATTGGCAGTCTCCGGAGCCTGCAGAACATGTCGCTTGCCGGGAACAACTTCTCAGGCCCATTGCCTGACTCCATTGACGGGCTCGCGTCGCTTCAGTCGCTGGATGTGAGCGGCAATGCTCTGTCTGGCCCATTGCCGGCGGCTCTGAAAGGTCTTCGGAGCATGGTTGCTCTGAACCTCTCATATAATGCCTTCACAAAGGGCATTCCTGCTGGGCTTGGCCTCCTTGTGAACCTCCAGTCTGTGGATCTGAGCTGGAATCAATTGGATGGTGGTGTCGATTGGAAATTCTTGATTGAGTCAACTGTTACTCATGTTGACTTCAGTGGAAACTTGCTCACCAGCACCACCCCCAAAGAACTCAAGTTTCTCGCAGACATTTCAGAGACAGTTGTATATCTGAACCTTAGCAACAAcaagttgactgggtcactgataGATGGAGTTGAGCTCTCAACTTTTGGGAGGTTGAAGGTGCTTGATCTGAGTAGTAATGAGCTGTCTGGAGACCTCCCAGGATTCAATTATGTTTATGATCTTGAAGTTTTGCGCCTTGCAAACAATGGATTCACTGGGTTTGTACCTAGTGGACTTCTAAAGGGAGATTCTCTGGTGTTGAACCAACTGGACCTTAGTGCAAATAACCTGACAG GTCATATCAATATGATCACATCAACTACCTTGCAGATCCTTAATTTGTCCTCAAATGCTCTTTTTGGGGATCTACCATTGCTTGCTGGGAGCTGCACTGTGTTAGATCTATCAAATAACCAGTTTCGAGGAAATTTATCAGTTTTTACCAAATGGAGCAATGACTTGGAATATGTTGACCTCAGCCAGAACAATCTAACTGGGAGTATGCCTGATGTGAGCTCACAATTCCTTCGCCTAAACTACCTGAACCTTTCTCATAATTCTCTAGCTGATACCATACCTGAAGCTGTTGTTTTGTATCCCAAACTTACTGTCCTTGACCTCAGCTCCAATCAGTTTAGCGGTCCTATTCCTGCTAATCTACTCTCTTCCTCCATGCTGCATGAGCTCTACATCCAGGATAACATGCTTACTGGTGGCGTGTCGTTCCCAGGATCCTCGTCCAAAAATTTGAGTCTTGAAGTGCTTGATATTTCTGGAAACCATTTTAGTGGCAGCCTCCCTGATGATGTAGTATCCTTGTCTGGCCTCCGTGTCCTTGACATATCCTCAAACAACTTCTCCGGAGCTTTACCAGCCACTGTCACTAAGCTTGCAGCACTTACTGCACTTGACATATCAACGAACCAGTTCACGGGGCCACTGCCAGACGCACTTCCGGATACTCTTCAGTCCCTCAATGCCTCTTATAATGACCTATCTGGTGTCGTGCCTGTGAACTTGAGAAAGTTCCCAGAATCTTCTTTCCATCCTGGGAACTCGAGATTAGAGTATCCTGCTAGCTCATCTGGATCCGGCAATTCCCACTCTGGTTCAGCAGGTGGCAAATCACTCAGCACAGGTGCTAAAATAGGACTTGTAGCAGCTAGCATTGTTCTTCTTGTCATCCTTATCCTTATTGCTATTGTATGCCACTACAAGCGGATCTCACGGCAGTTCCCTAGCTCAGAGAAGGTCTCTGACAAGAACCTCCACAGGGCTACTAAAGACATTGAGAGCATGAAAAGAAAGGACAACAAAGGTAGTTCGGAGGTGTCGGCGGATGATCTTGGTGCTCCTCGAAAGGGCTCCACATCTGAAGCACCGAGCCAAGAAGAGAAGTTGTCAGGTGTGGGGGCATTTTCACCATCCAAGGGGAGCCGCTTCTCTTGGTCACCGGATTCTGGAGAGGCGTATGGACAGGAAGGCCTAGCACGGCTGGACGTCAGGTCACCTGACAGGTTAGCAGGGGAGCTGCACTTCCTGGATGAGACCATCACGCTCACACCGGAGGAGCTGTCAAGGGCGCCAGCTGAAGTGCTTGGGAGGAGCAGCCACGGAACTTCGTACAGGGCAACGTTGGAGAATGGTGTATTCTTGACAGTGAAGTGGCTGAGAGAAGGTGTTGCGAGGCCCAAGAAAGAGTTCACCAAGGAGGCCAAGAAATTTGCAAACATCCGGCATCCCAATGTAGTTGGCTTGCGTGGATACTACTGGGGTCCAACACCACATGAGAAACTCATCCTGTCAGACTATGTTTCGCCCGGAAGTCTGGCTAGCTTTTTGTACG ATCGGCTGGGGAGGAGAGGCCCTCCACTGACCTGGGCGCAGCGGCTCAAGATCGCGGTTGATGTGGCACGTGGCCTGAATTACCTCCATTTCGACCGTGCAATGCCTCATGGGAACCTCAAGGCCACCAACATCTTGCTGGACGGCCTTGACCTGAATGCCCGTGTCGCGGACTACTGCCTGCACCGCCTGATGACCCAGGCCGGCGTTGTCGAGCAGATTGTCGACCTGGGGGTGCTGGGCTACCGTGCCCCGGAGCTGGCGGCATCCAAGAAGCCATCCCCCTCGTTCAAGTCTGACGTCTACGCCTTTGGTGTTGCGCTGCTTGAGCTCCTGACTGGCCGATGCGCGGGCGACGTCATCACGGGGTCTGAAGGTGGCGTCGACCTGACCGACTGGGTGCAGCTGCGGGTGGCGGAAGGCCAAGAATCGGAGTGCTTTGACCCGGCCATGGCTTCGGACTCGGAGAACCCGCAGGGGGTGAAGGGCATGAAGGAGGTGCTGGGCATTGCGTTGAGATGCATCCGACCGGTCTCCGAAAGGCCTGGGATCAAGTCTGTGTACGAGGATCTTTCATCAATCTAG